Below is a genomic region from Medicago truncatula cultivar Jemalong A17 chromosome 3, MtrunA17r5.0-ANR, whole genome shotgun sequence.
GTCCAACCTGATAGAATATGGAGATGAAACCGTTGTAGCTAAATCATGGATTAGGCTATGCATTTCAAAGTTTGCTTCCTCATCACCAATAGATCGTCGATGAATCAACGACCTTGATACCAGTTCATCAAAGTATTCTTCTTTGACCTTTTCCTGATCTGCAGACGTGTCTACTAAGCCTACTGCAATCCACAACTGAACTACCACATTTTTTTCTAAGATTGACTTCTTTGGAAAAATTGAACAGTATCCAAAGCACTGTTTTAAAGGAGCCGGTAGATAATGGTAGCTCAATTGTAGAGCATGTTTCACATCATAATCCATCAATTCCAAAATGTCGCTTTTTAGCACATTAAACCAATAATCTGGTGAGAAGTTGATGCGAAGAAAAGCCCCGAGTGCTATTGCTGCTAATGGTAATCCATCacatttttttgcaatttctttaCCAATTTCTTCGAGATCAGACCGTTGGTGGTTGTTCCATGCTCCAAACGCATGTCTGGCAAGTAAAGACCAACAATCATTACTTTCTAGAGGCCTCAAATAGTGGACAGAAAGAAAGGTTTGCATGGATAGTGCAACTCTTTCATCCCGTGTTGTGATGATGATCCTGCTTTCCGTTTCCCCGACATTCAAAATGTCCATCAGATATATCCAATTGACAGATTTTGCATCCCACACATCATCCAATACAAGCAAAAAAACATGAGTTCTTAGAATTTGTTGCACTGTCAATACTAGAAGATTTGAGTATACGTCACTAGTTTCgtcctttcttttttcattgAGACATTGAAGAAGTTGAGAATTCAGGTTACCATCACTGATTTCTGTTTGTGAAGTAATAGATTCAAGAATGGTTTCCAAAACCCTggaaataacaaaatcttttgAAATATGTGCCCACCCTCTCACCCTAAATTTCTCCTCAACTTTGCGATCATTATAAAGTAATTTAGCAAGGGTTGTTTTACCAATCCCTCCCATACCCACAATTGAAATTATACCTGTTTTACTACTATCACCATCTGTAGCATCTTCTAAAAGCAAAAGATTTTTAAGTTTCTCTACATCACTGTCTCTTCCATAAATAGAAGATTCATTAACCACAACAGAATTTGTAGGAGGACTTCCATTCCAAAAACTGTTGGAAACACCTTTCTGTTCACCTCTTGAACTCAAGAATTCTAATCTTTCAAGTAATTTGATCATTATAGAATTAATCAATACATCAAACCGTTTGAAATGAGAAGAAGAATCATTGAGCACCTGATTGATTTCATCAATGAAATTGGCAACTTCAAAGACAACATATCTCAACATATAAAACCATTCCTTGACAGTTGGATTGGTGATCGGTTTCTCCTCAGCATCATTAAGTGCAATTAATAACCTCAGCAGTCTTGTCTTGAGGTTTATCAAGAGTGAAACGTCAAGCTTCGTGCCCCGGAATTTGTCAGCAAAGTCACTTGAAACAATCTTTTCGAACAACACCTTCACAGAAGTTGACAGTGAGAGGCGTTTTTCTACCTTAATACCCTCCATGAGTTTCTTAGTTTgtaacaagaagaagaagaagaagtgaaAGTTCTTCAGAAAAATCACAACCAATAAAATGCAAGTGTAAAGTGTAAGAAATGTTTACTCTCTTTGATTAAGTGGGTTGTTGGTTCAACTAGTGGTAGGCCAGAAGTCACAACTAGTGTAAAAGACATGACAGACACGTAGTGGTACAGGTAGTAGGTGGGCTATCAACTATCTTCTTTCAAAGACTggaaaaagaagacaaaaagGTTGCACCATGTCTTTCTTTAAATCTAACAGCCGTTCAACCAGCTTTTCTCTTTAAATCTAGTAGGTGCGTTAGAAAATTACTTTAAGAGAAatgtaatttaataataattgaagaaagag
It encodes:
- the LOC120579720 gene encoding putative disease resistance RPP13-like protein 1 isoform X2 → MEGIKVEKRLSLSTSVKVLFEKIVSSDFADKFRGTKLDVSLLINLKTRLLRLLIALNDAEEKPITNPTVKEWFYMLRYVVFEVANFIDEINQVLNDSSSHFKRFDVLINSIMIKLLERLEFLSSRGEQKGVSNSFWNGSPPTNSVVVNESSIYGRDSDVEKLKNLLLLEDATDGDSSKTGIISIVGMGGIGKTTLAKLLYNDRKVEEKFRVRGWAHISKDFVISRVLETILESITSQTEISDGNLNSQLLQCLNEKRKDETSDVYSNLLVLTVQQILRTHVFLLVLDDVWDAKSVNWIYLMDILNVGETESRIIITTRDERVALSMQTFLSVHYLRPLESNDCWSLLARHAFGAWNNHQRSDLEEIGKEIAKKCDGLPLAAIALGAFLRINFSPDYWFNVLKSDILELMDYDVKHALQLSYHYLPAPLKQCFGYCSIFPKKSILEKNVVVQLWIAVGLVDTSADQEKVKEEYFDELVSRSLIHRRSIGDEEANFEMHSLIHDLATTVSSPYSIRLDEHNPSEMVRNLSYNRGLFDSFNKFDKLYGVKDLRTFLALPLQQKLPFCLLSNKVVHDLLPTMKELRVLSLSNYKSITEVPNSIGNLSDLRYLNLSHTKIERLPSETCKLYNLQFLLLSGCKRLTELPEDMGKLVHLCHLDVSDTTLREMPAQIAKLENLQTLSDFVVSKHDGGLKVAELGNFPHLQGKLSISELQNVNDPFEAFQANMKMKERIDELALEWDCGSTFTDSQIQIQSVVLEDLRPSTNLKSLTIKGYGGICFPNWLSDTLFINLVYLKISNCDDCLWLPPLGQLGNLKELIIEGMHSVQIIGPEFYASDCSPSFQPFPSLETLHFENMQEWEEWNLIGGTTNEFPSLKTLLLTIAIIRSWIQETNGPSKFS
- the LOC120579720 gene encoding putative disease resistance RPP13-like protein 1 isoform X3; this translates as MEGIKVEKRLSLSTSVKVLFEKIVSSDFADKFRGTKLDVSLLINLKTRLLRLLIALNDAEEKPITNPTVKEWFYMLRYVVFEVANFIDEINQVLNDSSSHFKRFDVLINSIMIKLLERLEFLSSRGEQKGVSNSFWNGSPPTNSVVVNESSIYGRDSDVEKLKNLLLLEDATDGDSSKTGIISIVGMGGIGKTTLAKLLYNDRKVEEKFRVRGWAHISKDFVISRVLETILESITSQTEISDGNLNSQLLQCLNEKRKDETSDVYSNLLVLTVQQILRTHVFLLVLDDVWDAKSVNWIYLMDILNVGETESRIIITTRDERVALSMQTFLSVHYLRPLESNDCWSLLARHAFGAWNNHQRSDLEEIGKEIAKKCDGLPLAAIALGAFLRINFSPDYWFNVLKSDILELMDYDVKHALQLSYHYLPAPLKQCFGYCSIFPKKSILEKNVVVQLWIAVGLVDTSADQEKVKEEYFDELVSRSLIHRRSIGDEEANFEMHSLIHDLATTVSSPYSIRLDEHNPSEMVRNLSYNRGLFDSFNKFDKLYGVKDLRTFLALPLQQKLPFCLLSNKVVHDLLPTMKELRVLSLSNYKSITEVPNSIGNLSDLRYLNLSHTKIERLPSETCKLYNLQFLLLSGCKRLTELPEDMGKLVHLCHLDVSDTTLREMPAQIAKLENLQTLSDFVVSKHDGGLKVAELGNFPHLQGKLSISELQNVNDPFEAFQANMKMKERIDELALEWDCGSTFTDSQIQIQSVVLEDLRPSTNLKSLTIKGYGGICFPNWLSDTLFINLVYLKISNCDDCLWLPPLGQLGNLKELIIEGMHSVQIIGPEFYASDCSPSFQPFPSLETLHFENMQEWEEWNLIGAIAIIRSWIQETNGPSKFS